The proteins below are encoded in one region of Bacillota bacterium:
- a CDS encoding RnfABCDGE type electron transport complex subunit G has translation MGSILKPATVLFLVCLIVTCGLALTYNLTKDKIGERAALDAENARKEILSDADSFMKVENIEDIAEHRTELKLIKEAYVGLKAEKELGYVFLVVNKGYGGDISVMVGVDKSRKVTGVKIVKHSETPGLGSKATDKAFLSQLVDITPKEGLKVVKGQKGKPEEINAVSGATVTSKAVVGAVQAALDMSVELDKLEESGELKKSDI, from the coding sequence GTGGGTAGCATACTTAAACCGGCTACGGTGCTTTTTTTGGTATGTTTAATAGTAACTTGCGGACTTGCTCTTACTTACAATTTAACAAAAGATAAAATAGGAGAGAGAGCTGCCCTGGATGCTGAAAACGCGAGAAAAGAAATTTTATCTGATGCAGATAGCTTCATGAAGGTAGAAAATATTGAGGATATTGCTGAACACAGGACAGAATTAAAACTTATCAAGGAAGCGTATGTGGGATTGAAGGCGGAAAAAGAGTTAGGATATGTGTTTTTAGTTGTAAATAAAGGTTACGGCGGCGATATTAGTGTAATGGTGGGAGTAGATAAAAGTAGAAAGGTTACAGGAGTGAAAATTGTCAAACATTCTGAAACTCCCGGTTTGGGCTCAAAGGCAACAGACAAAGCTTTTCTTTCACAATTGGTTGATATAACTCCAAAAGAGGGTTTAAAGGTTGTAAAAGGGCAAAAAGGAAAACCGGAAGAGATAAACGCTGTCAGTGGCGCTACAGTAACTTCAAAAGCGGTTGTCGGCGCAGTACAGGCGGCATTGGATATGTCGGTAGAATTGGATAAGTTGGAGGAATCGGGTGAATTGAAGAAGTCGGATATTTAG
- a CDS encoding electron transport complex subunit E — MGKKLKTLTNGIIQENPTLRLVLGTCPTLAVTTSALYGLGMGISATVVLLGSNIVISLLRKLIPDKVRIPAFITIIAGFVTIVQLLLEAYVPALNKALGIFIPLIVVNCIILARAEMFASKNSVFLSVLDAIGMGLGFTLALVIIGSVREIFGNGTWFGININAGLIDPAVIMILPPGGFFVFGIVIAIVNKLSKRKKMEYGNCASCGMCNKSP; from the coding sequence ATGGGGAAGAAGTTAAAAACACTTACTAACGGAATAATACAGGAAAATCCCACTTTAAGGCTTGTACTGGGTACCTGCCCTACCCTGGCGGTAACCACATCAGCTTTATACGGCCTTGGTATGGGTATTTCAGCAACTGTTGTACTGCTTGGGTCTAATATCGTCATTTCTTTGTTGAGAAAGCTAATACCCGATAAGGTTAGAATACCTGCATTTATTACCATAATAGCCGGTTTCGTTACTATTGTACAACTTTTACTGGAAGCATATGTGCCTGCATTAAATAAAGCCTTAGGAATATTTATACCACTGATAGTGGTAAATTGCATAATTTTAGCCAGAGCTGAAATGTTTGCAAGTAAGAATAGCGTATTTTTGTCTGTGCTTGATGCAATAGGCATGGGCCTCGGTTTTACCCTTGCCCTTGTCATAATAGGCTCAGTAAGGGAAATATTCGGCAATGGGACCTGGTTTGGAATTAATATCAATGCAGGCTTGATAGATCCGGCAGTTATTATGATTCTGCCGCCGGGTGGGTTCTTTGTATTTGGCATAGTTATTGCTATTGTCAATAAGCTTTCCAAGAGAAAGAAAATGGAGTATGGAAATTGCGCGTCATGCGGTATGTGCAATAAAAGTCCCTAA
- the rsxA gene encoding electron transport complex subunit RsxA has product MREMIIIIISAILVENFVLTKFLGICPFLGVSKNMSSAMGMSGAVVFVMTIASGATWVVNEFLLKRFGIGYLQTIAFILVIAALVQFVEIVLKKMFPPLYKSLGIYLPLITTNCAVLGVSLLNIGREYNFVQSLVYGCGAGLGFTLALLLFSSIREKLEMCDIPEALKGLPITLIAAALVSLAFFGFQGLFTR; this is encoded by the coding sequence ATGAGGGAAATGATAATTATTATAATAAGTGCAATCCTTGTAGAAAATTTTGTATTGACAAAGTTTTTAGGCATATGTCCCTTCCTGGGAGTGTCCAAAAACATGTCATCTGCAATGGGCATGAGCGGTGCGGTAGTTTTTGTAATGACTATAGCATCAGGAGCTACATGGGTCGTAAACGAATTCCTTCTTAAAAGATTTGGAATTGGGTACCTGCAAACAATTGCATTTATCCTGGTTATAGCAGCCCTGGTCCAGTTTGTTGAAATAGTGTTGAAAAAAATGTTCCCTCCTCTTTACAAATCCCTGGGAATATACTTGCCGCTGATTACAACAAACTGTGCAGTGCTCGGCGTTTCCCTTCTTAACATTGGAAGGGAATATAACTTTGTGCAGTCGCTGGTATATGGTTGTGGGGCTGGCCTGGGTTTCACACTTGCACTTTTGCTATTTTCCAGTATAAGGGAAAAGCTTGAGATGTGCGATATACCTGAAGCTCTGAAGGGGTTACCTATAACCCTTATAGCTGCAGCATTAGTATCACTGGCATTCTTCGGATTCCAGGGATTGTTTACAAGGTAG
- a CDS encoding DUF1385 domain-containing protein: protein MKKTNIGGQALIEGLLMIGPKSAVTAIRKANDEIIIQKKELPPKGVLSKIPIIRGITGFVRQMVLGMKALMYSAEFVDIEEEADKPTKFDKFIERLLGDKLKDVVIYFSVIIAIILGVSLFILLPNFLAGFIKAGKTTGGGVILRNLVEGIIRIVLFLTYIALASKIKDIKRIWQYHGAEHKTIHCYEHAEELTVENVRKYSTKHPRCGTSFLFLVMIVSIIVFSLVGWHGRWINILLRILLIPLVAGISYELLKIAGRSERKIMKVINAPGLALQLMTTQEPDDKQIGVAIEALKSVLVEDKDADNW, encoded by the coding sequence ATGAAAAAAACAAATATAGGGGGGCAAGCCCTTATTGAAGGTTTACTAATGATTGGCCCTAAAAGTGCTGTTACTGCGATAAGAAAAGCAAATGACGAAATAATAATTCAAAAAAAAGAATTGCCTCCAAAGGGCGTATTATCAAAAATTCCTATTATACGTGGAATAACCGGTTTTGTGAGGCAAATGGTTTTAGGAATGAAAGCATTAATGTATTCTGCTGAATTTGTGGACATTGAAGAAGAAGCTGATAAACCTACAAAATTTGATAAGTTTATAGAACGCCTACTGGGAGATAAACTAAAAGACGTAGTTATTTATTTTTCAGTTATTATAGCAATAATTCTTGGTGTAAGTTTATTTATCCTGCTCCCCAATTTCCTGGCAGGTTTTATAAAAGCAGGTAAAACAACCGGAGGTGGAGTAATACTTCGCAATTTAGTCGAAGGTATAATAAGAATTGTATTGTTTCTTACCTACATTGCCTTAGCGTCTAAAATAAAGGATATAAAAAGAATCTGGCAATACCATGGAGCAGAACATAAGACAATACACTGCTATGAACATGCTGAAGAACTCACTGTCGAAAATGTCAGGAAATACTCTACAAAACATCCCAGGTGCGGTACTTCTTTTCTGTTTCTTGTTATGATAGTAAGCATTATAGTTTTTTCTCTTGTGGGATGGCACGGGAGATGGATAAATATTCTATTGAGGATATTATTGATTCCCCTTGTTGCAGGGATTTCATATGAACTCCTGAAAATTGCAGGCAGAAGTGAAAGAAAAATAATGAAAGTAATCAATGCTCCAGGGTTGGCTCTTCAACTTATGACAACACAAGAACCTGACGATAAACAGATTGGTGTAGCTATTGAGGCTTTGAAAAGTGTATTGGTGGAAGATAAAGATGCAGATAACTGGTGA
- a CDS encoding Fe-S cluster domain-containing protein produces the protein MMSEILIPVAVVGGLGLFFGIGLSFASKKFEVKVDEKVKLVRDVLPGANCAACGQTGCDAFAEAVAEGKVAVTGCPVGGADVAKKIGEILGLEAEAVEDKTARVICGGTFENSKVKYNYYGIEDCNAAAALYGGPSACLYGCIGLGTCVRACPFDAIVIENGLARVLEWKCTGCGMCVKACPKKIIELVPRYSRHTVTCSSLDKGNIVRQVCSVGCIGCTRCVKACPVGAISMKGSLAKIDPPTCTNCGECVKVCPTGAIRCYNMAGEYIS, from the coding sequence ATGATGTCTGAAATATTAATACCCGTTGCTGTAGTTGGAGGTTTGGGATTATTTTTTGGAATAGGGCTTTCCTTTGCTTCGAAAAAATTCGAGGTAAAGGTTGATGAAAAGGTCAAGCTTGTAAGGGATGTACTTCCCGGCGCCAATTGTGCCGCATGTGGACAGACCGGTTGTGATGCTTTTGCAGAAGCTGTTGCAGAGGGAAAAGTTGCAGTGACGGGATGTCCTGTTGGCGGGGCCGATGTGGCAAAAAAAATAGGTGAAATACTAGGACTTGAAGCAGAAGCTGTAGAAGATAAAACTGCAAGAGTAATATGCGGCGGGACTTTTGAAAACAGCAAAGTGAAATACAATTATTACGGAATAGAAGACTGTAATGCAGCAGCAGCTTTATATGGAGGACCGTCCGCATGTTTATACGGATGTATAGGATTAGGTACATGCGTTCGTGCCTGTCCCTTTGATGCAATAGTAATAGAAAATGGACTTGCAAGGGTCCTGGAATGGAAATGTACAGGGTGCGGCATGTGTGTAAAAGCCTGCCCCAAAAAAATAATTGAACTAGTGCCAAGATATTCAAGGCATACCGTTACATGCAGCAGTCTGGATAAAGGTAATATTGTAAGGCAGGTCTGCAGTGTAGGGTGTATAGGTTGTACCAGGTGTGTTAAGGCTTGTCCTGTAGGGGCTATAAGTATGAAAGGCTCGCTGGCGAAAATTGACCCCCCAACATGCACAAATTGCGGAGAATGTGTAAAGGTGTGCCCAACAGGTGCTATAAGGTGTTATAACATGGCAGGGGAGTATATATCTTAA
- the cas2 gene encoding CRISPR-associated endonuclease Cas2, with protein MFVILVYDVGEKRVGKILKICRKYLHWVQNSVFEGEISDANFKKLKHELSAKIDKDEDSVIFYTFRTTKYTDREIMGLEKNPTDLML; from the coding sequence ATTTTTGTTATCTTAGTGTATGATGTAGGTGAAAAAAGAGTAGGGAAAATTCTTAAAATATGCAGAAAATATTTGCATTGGGTACAAAATTCAGTTTTTGAAGGAGAAATCAGTGATGCCAATTTCAAAAAGCTGAAGCATGAATTATCAGCAAAAATAGATAAGGATGAGGATTCAGTTATTTTTTATACTTTTAGAACAACCAAATATACAGATAGGGAAATTATGGGATTGGAAAAAAATCCTACAGATTTAATGTTGTAG
- a CDS encoding RnfABCDGE type electron transport complex subunit D translates to MNNTLLLSSSPHIRGRDTTQRIMIDVVIALVPAVISGIYFFGSRVIMVVLITVISCVISEYASQKIMKRNITISDFSAVVTGVLLALNLPPAIPLWIAAVGGIIAIVIIKQMFGGIGQNFMNPALGARVILMLSWTQHMTNWINPKVPDAVSSATPLIYIKKGQEIMEGINRPDYIEFLLGHAMGSIGETSVLALLLGGAYLLYRKVISPAIPFSFIGSAALFSWIFGGNRPFTGDFLYHILAGGIMLGAFFMATDYSTSPVTTKGKIIMGIGCGIITIIIRLYANYPEGVSFSIILMNLLVPLIDKYTVPRTFGGEGRGG, encoded by the coding sequence TTGAATAATACCTTGCTGTTGTCCTCATCACCCCATATAAGGGGTAGGGACACTACTCAAAGGATAATGATAGATGTGGTAATAGCCCTAGTACCTGCTGTTATTTCAGGGATTTATTTTTTTGGCTCAAGAGTTATAATGGTTGTGCTTATTACCGTTATTTCGTGCGTGATATCCGAATATGCATCTCAAAAAATTATGAAAAGGAATATTACCATATCAGATTTCAGTGCTGTGGTCACAGGAGTTTTACTGGCCTTAAACCTACCTCCGGCGATACCTTTATGGATAGCAGCCGTGGGAGGAATTATTGCTATTGTAATAATAAAGCAGATGTTTGGGGGTATTGGACAGAATTTTATGAACCCTGCCCTGGGAGCCCGGGTTATTCTAATGCTTTCATGGACGCAACACATGACAAACTGGATAAACCCCAAGGTGCCTGATGCAGTTTCTTCCGCTACACCGCTTATTTATATAAAAAAAGGGCAAGAGATAATGGAAGGTATTAATAGGCCTGATTATATCGAGTTTCTTTTAGGCCATGCAATGGGTTCAATAGGAGAAACCTCTGTATTGGCCTTATTATTAGGCGGAGCTTATTTGCTTTATAGGAAGGTAATATCACCGGCCATACCTTTTAGTTTTATAGGAAGCGCAGCGCTGTTTTCCTGGATATTTGGAGGAAACAGGCCTTTTACAGGGGATTTTCTTTACCATATATTGGCCGGGGGAATAATGCTGGGTGCATTTTTTATGGCTACAGACTACTCTACCTCTCCTGTTACCACTAAAGGGAAAATTATAATGGGTATAGGATGTGGAATAATAACCATAATAATAAGGCTTTATGCCAATTATCCTGAAGGAGTTTCTTTTTCAATAATACTAATGAATTTACTGGTCCCTCTTATCGATAAATATACCGTTCCGAGGACTTTTGGAGGTGAAGGCAGAGGTGGGTAG
- the prmC gene encoding peptide chain release factor N(5)-glutamine methyltransferase produces MNIETALSKAINILKNAQKISPAVDAGVILCFVLSCDRAYLLSHYNYELSRDEEEKYFNLINLRASGIPVQYITGHKEFMSLNFNVNPHVLIPRPETEILVETVLNYVGNYNCDKYVRILDMGTGSGCIAVSLACYIEIKNCRITALDISEEALHTACLNAVANGVSDKITFVLSNLFEKLDGMVFDIIVSNPPYIPSPEIENLQIEVKGHEPIIALDGGEDGLYYYKKIVEEAPCFLESNGLLAFEVGYNQAREVARLMEERHFKKIKIIKDLAKIDRVVMGWY; encoded by the coding sequence ATGAACATTGAAACGGCTTTAAGTAAAGCAATAAACATACTGAAAAACGCTCAAAAGATATCCCCAGCAGTTGATGCCGGGGTTATTTTATGTTTTGTACTAAGCTGCGACAGGGCATACCTTTTGTCACATTATAATTATGAGCTTAGCAGGGATGAAGAAGAAAAATATTTTAACCTTATAAATTTAAGGGCCAGTGGTATCCCTGTTCAATATATAACCGGTCACAAGGAATTTATGTCACTTAATTTTAATGTAAATCCCCATGTCTTAATTCCAAGACCGGAAACTGAAATACTTGTCGAAACCGTTTTAAACTATGTTGGCAACTATAATTGTGATAAATATGTCCGCATATTGGATATGGGCACCGGTTCAGGGTGTATAGCAGTAAGTCTCGCCTGTTATATTGAAATTAAAAATTGCCGTATAACGGCTCTGGACATATCTGAGGAGGCCTTGCATACAGCCTGCCTTAACGCAGTTGCAAATGGAGTAAGTGATAAAATTACTTTTGTCCTTAGTAACTTATTCGAAAAATTAGATGGTATGGTATTCGACATAATTGTTTCAAATCCCCCTTATATTCCATCCCCTGAAATAGAAAATCTTCAAATTGAAGTAAAAGGCCATGAACCTATTATTGCCCTGGACGGAGGAGAAGACGGCCTTTATTACTATAAGAAGATAGTAGAAGAAGCGCCTTGTTTTTTGGAAAGTAATGGACTGCTTGCATTTGAGGTAGGTTACAACCAGGCCCGTGAGGTTGCCAGGTTGATGGAAGAAAGGCACTTTAAAAAAATAAAAATCATTAAAGATTTAGCTAAAATTGATAGAGTTGTGATGGGCTGGTATTAA
- the rsxC gene encoding electron transport complex subunit RsxC, whose amino-acid sequence MLISKKIFGGGVTVPHRKNTAQCETVKMDVPEKVVIPMLQHVGAPCQLVVKKGDIVRVGQVIGISSKYVSAPIHSSVSGTVTNIVQVINSSGMYIDAVEIKADGKQEIHESVKPPVYSNDAELLELIKESGLVGLGGAGFPTHVKLAPQVDKKIDILIVNGAECEPYITADYREIVENSWNIISGINILMDLLKVDNVLIGIEDNKPEAIKVLTDLANTSDKINVVKLKSRYPQGAEKMLIYSLTGRKVPPGKLPLDVGVVVMNVNSVSFVAEYVKTGMPLIKKRVTVDGPAVMNPSNVEVLIGTPLGDVFEFCGGFKTEPYKIIMGGPMMGVAQPSLQNPVLKYTNALLAFDRESGELPKESPCIRCGKCVKACPMNLLPLFLNLNAIHGNIDGLKKYNAMDCIECGSCSYVCPAKRHLVHSIRLGKALLKKESMNKT is encoded by the coding sequence ATGTTAATTTCGAAAAAGATATTTGGCGGAGGGGTAACAGTACCCCACAGAAAAAACACTGCACAATGCGAAACTGTAAAAATGGATGTGCCTGAAAAGGTAGTAATTCCAATGCTTCAACATGTAGGGGCACCATGTCAACTTGTTGTTAAAAAAGGGGATATAGTAAGGGTGGGACAGGTAATAGGTATATCTAGTAAATATGTCTCCGCTCCAATTCATTCAAGCGTATCCGGAACAGTAACAAACATTGTCCAGGTAATTAATTCATCAGGTATGTATATTGATGCTGTAGAAATAAAGGCAGATGGCAAACAGGAGATTCATGAAAGCGTTAAACCTCCTGTATATTCCAATGATGCAGAACTGCTTGAGTTAATAAAAGAATCCGGCCTTGTTGGACTTGGAGGTGCAGGTTTTCCCACCCATGTCAAGCTTGCCCCCCAGGTGGACAAAAAAATAGATATTTTAATTGTAAATGGGGCAGAATGTGAACCGTATATAACTGCAGACTACAGGGAAATAGTGGAGAACTCATGGAATATTATCAGCGGTATAAATATCCTTATGGACTTACTGAAGGTGGACAATGTTTTAATAGGCATTGAAGATAACAAGCCTGAAGCCATAAAGGTGCTGACAGACCTTGCAAATACAAGTGATAAAATTAATGTGGTTAAGCTTAAATCCCGCTACCCCCAGGGTGCAGAAAAAATGCTTATATATTCATTGACAGGGAGAAAGGTGCCTCCCGGAAAGTTGCCGCTAGATGTAGGAGTTGTGGTAATGAATGTAAACAGTGTTTCATTTGTGGCTGAATATGTAAAAACAGGCATGCCGTTAATAAAAAAGAGGGTTACGGTAGACGGACCGGCAGTTATGAATCCTTCCAATGTGGAAGTTCTAATTGGCACTCCTCTGGGTGATGTATTCGAGTTTTGCGGCGGATTTAAAACAGAACCGTATAAAATTATTATGGGGGGGCCTATGATGGGAGTGGCCCAGCCTTCACTACAAAATCCGGTTCTAAAATATACTAATGCCCTTCTGGCATTTGACCGCGAAAGTGGGGAGCTTCCTAAAGAAAGTCCATGCATCAGGTGCGGAAAGTGTGTAAAAGCTTGCCCCATGAACTTATTGCCTCTTTTTTTGAACCTTAATGCTATTCATGGTAATATAGATGGTTTGAAAAAATATAATGCTATGGATTGTATTGAGTGCGGCAGTTGTTCGTACGTATGCCCGGCCAAAAGGCATCTTGTACATTCAATACGGCTTGGAAAAGCACTGCTTAAGAAAGAAAGCATGAATAAAACATGA
- the rpmE gene encoding 50S ribosomal protein L31, producing MKKGIHPKYGEAVVRCACGETFTTGSTKKELRVEICSKCHPFFTGKQKFVDTAGRVEKFKKKYGLEDNE from the coding sequence ATGAAAAAGGGAATTCATCCAAAATACGGTGAAGCAGTGGTAAGGTGTGCATGTGGAGAGACTTTTACTACAGGCTCTACAAAAAAAGAATTACGTGTAGAGATATGTTCCAAATGCCATCCATTTTTTACAGGGAAACAGAAATTTGTAGACACTGCAGGAAGAGTTGAGAAGTTTAAAAAGAAGTACGGACTGGAAGATAATGAATAA
- the cas1b gene encoding type I-B CRISPR-associated endonuclease Cas1, with protein sequence MKKSAYIFNDGELKRKDNTVFFESEEGNKYLPIEDINELYVFGEVTVTKKFLELASQKEILLHFFNYHEYYTGTYYPREHYNSGYMILKQAEYYLDEEKRKDIAYRIVEGSIRNILTVLKYYNNRGKNLEYGIQKIEELKSKLSKNMDINQMMAIEGNTRDIYYSSFDTILDDSDFLFEKRTKQPPLNRLNSLISFGNSVLYTIVLSEIYKTHLDPRIGFLHTTNNRRFTLNLDIAEIFKPLLVDRTIFTILGKKMLNQKHFENKMGGIILNDDGKKIFINQLNEKLNSTLSYKPLGRSVSYRRLIRLELYKLEKHLIGEKLYEPYISMW encoded by the coding sequence ATGAAAAAAAGCGCATATATTTTTAATGATGGTGAACTTAAAAGAAAAGATAATACTGTATTTTTTGAAAGTGAAGAGGGTAATAAATACTTGCCCATAGAAGATATTAATGAGTTATATGTTTTTGGTGAAGTTACTGTTACAAAGAAATTCTTAGAACTGGCATCACAAAAGGAAATATTACTGCATTTCTTCAATTACCATGAATATTACACTGGTACATATTACCCAAGGGAACATTACAATTCAGGGTATATGATTTTGAAACAGGCAGAGTATTATCTTGATGAAGAAAAAAGGAAGGATATAGCATACAGGATTGTTGAGGGAAGTATAAGAAATATTTTGACTGTTTTAAAATATTATAATAATAGAGGTAAAAATCTTGAATATGGCATACAAAAGATAGAGGAACTTAAATCAAAGCTGAGCAAGAATATGGATATAAATCAAATGATGGCTATTGAAGGAAACACTAGGGATATATATTACAGTAGTTTTGACACAATTTTGGATGATTCGGATTTTTTATTTGAAAAACGTACAAAACAACCTCCTTTAAATCGTTTAAATTCTCTTATCAGCTTTGGTAATAGCGTTTTATATACTATAGTATTAAGTGAGATTTATAAAACGCACCTTGATCCGAGGATTGGGTTTTTGCATACGACTAATAACAGAAGGTTTACGTTAAATCTGGATATAGCCGAAATATTTAAGCCATTATTGGTAGATCGCACTATATTTACAATTCTCGGAAAGAAGATGCTTAATCAAAAACACTTTGAAAATAAAATGGGAGGAATTATTCTAAATGATGATGGAAAGAAAATATTTATAAATCAGTTAAATGAGAAATTGAACAGTACACTTTCATATAAACCTCTTGGGCGTTCAGTGTCATACCGGCGTTTAATCAGGCTCGAGCTGTATAAACTTGAAAAGCATTTAATAGGAGAAAAATTATACGAGCCTTATATAAGCATGTGGTAA
- a CDS encoding homoserine dehydrogenase, with protein MQEINIGFFGFGNIGTGVYQILEKNGEDIFKREGIKVKIKKILVRDINKKRKIDVEPGLLTDNVKDIVEDPEISLIAEFIGGEEPARQYILAALKNKKTVVTANKEVMARHWTELEDAARENGAGLYYEASVAGGIPIIKVIRESLQANNIFEIMGIINGTTNYILTKMSEEGRSFESVLLEAQQLGYAEPDPTFDIEGLDAMFKLSILSTLAFHTRVHVDRIYTEGITGIAIDDINYGKELGYTIRLLAIAKKRGQEVEVRVHPTFIPTNHPLAAVRDSYNGIFIRGDAVGNLMLYGKGAGDLPTGSAIVSDIITACINKSRHTYSTLSNGNRVADNVSFNDNWETEYFIRMTVKDKPGVLAKIAGIFGKHEVSIASVIQKGRNGDSTPIIFVTHKAKELSMKKAIEDMQNEPVVVRVDNVIRVES; from the coding sequence TTGCAGGAAATAAATATAGGCTTTTTTGGATTTGGGAATATAGGTACCGGAGTATATCAGATACTTGAAAAAAACGGTGAAGATATATTTAAAAGAGAAGGCATTAAAGTCAAAATAAAAAAAATACTTGTAAGGGATATAAACAAAAAGCGAAAGATTGATGTAGAGCCAGGCTTGCTTACAGATAATGTAAAAGATATTGTTGAAGACCCTGAAATATCATTAATTGCTGAATTTATCGGAGGAGAAGAACCGGCAAGGCAGTATATTCTTGCTGCACTTAAAAACAAAAAAACTGTAGTTACGGCGAACAAAGAAGTTATGGCCAGGCACTGGACTGAATTGGAAGATGCTGCAAGAGAAAATGGGGCAGGTTTATATTATGAAGCAAGTGTTGCAGGTGGAATTCCAATTATAAAAGTAATAAGAGAATCCTTGCAGGCTAATAACATATTTGAGATTATGGGAATTATAAATGGGACAACCAATTATATACTTACCAAAATGTCTGAAGAGGGCAGGAGTTTTGAGAGCGTTTTGCTTGAGGCTCAACAGTTGGGATACGCAGAACCTGATCCAACCTTTGATATTGAAGGGTTGGATGCCATGTTTAAACTCTCTATTCTCTCTACCCTGGCTTTCCATACCAGGGTCCATGTGGATAGAATATATACAGAGGGTATCACCGGCATAGCTATTGATGATATAAATTACGGGAAGGAACTGGGCTATACCATACGCCTTTTAGCAATAGCTAAAAAACGGGGGCAGGAGGTTGAGGTGAGAGTCCACCCTACTTTTATTCCAACGAATCATCCCCTGGCAGCAGTACGGGATTCATACAACGGTATATTTATCAGGGGTGATGCTGTAGGAAACCTGATGCTATATGGTAAAGGTGCAGGAGACTTACCTACAGGAAGTGCTATTGTTTCGGATATTATAACTGCCTGTATTAATAAGTCCAGGCATACTTATTCCACTTTAAGCAATGGAAACAGGGTAGCGGATAATGTAAGTTTTAACGATAATTGGGAAACCGAATATTTTATTCGCATGACAGTGAAGGATAAGCCAGGGGTGCTTGCAAAAATAGCCGGTATTTTCGGAAAACATGAGGTAAGTATTGCTTCAGTTATACAAAAAGGCCGTAATGGAGATAGCACCCCGATAATATTTGTAACCCATAAGGCAAAAGAGCTTTCAATGAAAAAGGCAATCGAAGATATGCAAAATGAGCCGGTTGTAGTAAGGGTGGACAATGTAATAAGGGTTGAAAGTTAA
- the cas6 gene encoding CRISPR-associated endoribonuclease Cas6 has protein sequence MRIVFEFTFNGKLVLPIYYNQILQGFIYNNITDKETQKFIHDKGFTYEKRRYKLFTFSRLMGTYRIDNNNKIIKYDSPVTLEVSSHYDDFFIDFSTSIIKNNLVLYDQNIYLENIKVKFPNINPESRIRMLSPIVVYSTDQNKKTYYYGPGDEKFYELVKENLKKKYQAFNGSSIDNINFTIKAFIETQREVTTKYKDFIIKGWMGEYLIKGDTDLITLAYNTGLGGKNSQGFGCFEFIECEDSKRRS, from the coding sequence ATGAGAATTGTGTTTGAATTTACTTTTAATGGGAAGCTTGTTTTGCCCATATACTATAATCAAATCCTGCAGGGTTTTATCTACAATAATATTACAGATAAAGAAACACAGAAATTTATACATGATAAAGGCTTTACCTATGAAAAAAGGCGTTACAAGCTATTCACTTTTTCCAGGTTAATGGGTACGTATAGAATTGATAATAACAATAAAATAATTAAGTATGACTCTCCTGTAACCCTGGAGGTATCCTCCCATTATGATGATTTCTTCATTGATTTCTCTACTTCTATTATTAAGAATAACCTTGTGCTTTATGACCAGAATATATATCTTGAGAATATAAAGGTTAAATTTCCAAATATAAATCCTGAATCAAGAATAAGAATGCTTTCACCTATAGTAGTCTACTCAACTGATCAGAATAAAAAGACATATTATTATGGTCCGGGAGATGAAAAATTCTATGAACTTGTTAAAGAAAATTTGAAGAAAAAATATCAGGCGTTTAATGGTTCCAGCATTGACAATATTAACTTTACAATAAAAGCATTTATTGAAACACAAAGAGAAGTAACAACAAAGTATAAAGACTTTATAATAAAAGGCTGGATGGGAGAGTATCTTATAAAGGGGGATACCGACCTAATAACTCTGGCATATAACACGGGCCTTGGAGGCAAGAATTCGCAGGGATTTGGGTGTTTTGAGTTTATAGAGTGTGAAGATAGTAAGAGGAGAAGCTAA